The genomic window GCCGCGACCGCCGTGTCGATCGCCTTGAGTGCACGACGCAAGGCTGCGATCTGGGCGCGCGTGGCGCGTTCGGCGGCCAGTGCAGCGATCTCGCCTTCGAGCACGCGACGGACCTCGACCACATGCACGACAGCTTGAACCGACTCGAGCACCGCCGGGTCGAACACCAGCGGCCGATTGACCGGCGTTTGCGCCACGTACACGCCCGAGCCCTGCCGCGAAATGACCAGCGCCTTCGACTTGAGCTGGTGCACTGCCTCTCGCACGACGGTGCGCGAAACGCCGTGCGACTCGGCCAGTTGCTGCTCGGTCGGCAGGCGGTCACCGGGCTGCCACGCGCCCGACTCGATCTGCGAAATCAGGCGCAGCGCGAGCCTGTCCGACAGCCGGTCGGCCACCAGATGGAAGGGCTTTGAAGAGGGAGATGCCTGTGCGGCAGCAGCGGAATGAAGCACGGTTATCAGGTCATCATACAAATTTTCGGGGGTTTTCTCCTACCGGTTTGCCCTGATAGCGATAGATGGCTGCAATGTCGATACTCCGCTGGCTGCAATGCGGAGTCTCCGCATTCTTTAAGTCTGTTCGAGAATTTTTGAGGATTCCATCTGCATGGCCAGCGTCACGATCCAGGGTGTCAAGAAGAACTTCGGTGATGTCCCGATCCTGCACGGCGTCGACATCGACATCAAGGACGGTTCCTTTACCGTGCTGGTCGGCCCTTCGGGCTGCGGCAAGTCGACGTTGCTGCGCATGATCGCGGGGTTGGAGCAAATCAACGGCGGCGAAATTCGCATCGGCGAAAAGCGCGTCAACGACTTGCCACCAAAGGAGCGCGACATCGCGATGGTGTTCCAGAACTACGCGCTGTATCCGCACATGACGGTGCGCGACAACATGGCGTTCTCGCTCGCGCTGGCAAAGGCCGACAAGTCGATCATCGAGTCGAAGGTCAAGCGCGCGGCCGAAATTCTGGCGCTGATCCCGCTCCTCGACCGCTATCCGCGCCAGCTGTCGGGTGGGCAACGGCAGCGCGTCGCGATGGGTCGTGCCATCGTGCGCGACCCGCAGGTTTTCCTGTTCGACGAACCTCTGTCCAACCTCGACGCCAAGCTGCGCGTCGCGATGCGCAGCGAGATCAAGGAATTGCATCAGCGCCTGAAGACGACGTCGATCTATGTCACGCACGACCAGATCGAAGCGATGACGATGGGCGACAAGATCGTGGTGATGCGCGATGGCCGGATCGAGCAGACCGGCAGCCCGCTCGAGCTTTATGACCGGCCGGCGAATCAGTTCGTCGCCGGCTTCATCGGCTCGCCGTCGATGAACTTCTTGCCAGGCACGCTGCATCGAAAATCCGGTGTGGCGCATGTCGAACTGCAAGACGGCACGCGGCTCGATGCACCCTTGCAGGCCGGCGGTGCCGATGGTCAGCCTGTCGTGTACGGCACGCGGCCGGAGCATCTTTTGCTGTCCGACGCGGGCGGCATTCCGTCGAAGGTCGTTGTCATGGAACCGACCGGCATGGACACTTTCGTGTCGTGCCGGCATGAAGGCGTGGAGCTGTCGGCCGTGTTCCGCGAGCGCCACGACTTTGCGCCGGGCACCATGATCCATCTGCAACCCGACCTGCAGCGCGCACACCTTTTCGATGCAGCCACCGGCGAACGGCTGGTGGCTTGATTTATCAGTTGGTCCCGTTCACATTTAGGAGACATGAATGAATGACTTCAACCGCCGCAAGTTTCTGGAGAGCTCTGCCGGCGTTGCCGCAGTAGCGACGCTTGGCACCGGCACCGCGCTTTTCTCGTCGTCGGCGCAAGCCCAGACGATGACTTTCAAGCCCGAAAAAGGCGCCAAGCTGCGCGTGTTGCGCTGGAGCCGTTTCGTGCAGGGCGACATCGACGCCTACATGGCCAATGTCAAGAAATTTACCGAGGCCACGGGTGTCGAGGTGCGCGTCGACAACGAGGGCTGGGAAGACGTGCGACCCAAGGCTGCTGTCGCTGCCAACACCGGCGCCGGCCCTGACATCATTTTGTCGACCAACGACGACGCCAACCTCTATCCCGACAAACTGCTCGACGTGACCGACCTGGCCGAATACCTCGGCAAGAAGTACGGCGGCTGGTACCCGGCGGGCGAGGCCTTCATGCGCCCCGATGGCAAGAAGTGGCTCGGCCTGCCGCTCGGCGCTTCAGGCTCACTCATCGTGTACCGCGAGAGCATGGTCAAGGCGGCCGGCTTCGACACCTTCCCCAAGAACACCGACGACTTCCTGAAGCTTTACAAGGCGCTGAAAGAAAAGGGTACGCCCGGTGGCATGGCGCTCGGCAATGCGACCGGCGACAGCGTGTGGACGAACTGGCTGGTCTGGGCATTCGGCGGCAAGCTGGTCGACAAGACCAACAAGGTCGTGATCGACAGCCCGGAGACCATCAAGGCACTGGAATACAGCAAGGAGCTGTACGCCAATTTCATTCCCGGCACGCTGTCATGGCTCGACCCGAACAACAACAAGGCCTTCCTCGACGGCCAGATCAGCGTCACCAACAACGGCATCTCGATCTACTACGCCGCCAAGAACTCACCGGACCCCAAGGTCAAGGAGATGGCTGCCGACATCAACCACGCGGTGTTCCCGATCGGCCCGGCCGGCGTGCCGACCGAGTCGCACTTGTTCTTCAACCAGATGGTCATGAAGTACACGAAGTTTCCGCAGGCATCGAAAGAGTTCCTGCGTTTCATGATGGAAAAAGAGCAGTTCGATCCGTGGCTGCAGGGTGGCGGTGGCTATGTCGCGCAGCCCTTGCGTGCTTACGAAGCGAACACGATCTGGAGCTCGGATCCGAAGAACACGCCGTACCGCGATTCGGTGAAGAACCTGCGTCCAGCGGGCTACGACGGCAAGCTGGGTTACGCCTCGGCCGGTGCGGCAGCGGACTTCATCATTCCGAACATGGTGGCCGAAGCCGCCAGCGGCGCCAAGACGCCGAAGGAAGCCGCCGAGCGCGCACAGAAGCGCGCCGAGCGCTACTACAAGCTTTAACCACAAGCTTTACCAGCTCAGAGAAGTCGCCAGATAAATGTCCACACCACGGGTCGTCACTCCACCGGCAGGCGCCGACAGCGGCCGGCTACAGCCGGCCGGCGCAGCGCGGCCGATGCCGCTGCTCGCACGCATGCAGAACAGTCGCAACGCGCTCGGCCTCATGTTCATGCTGCCGGCCGCAGTGTTGCTGCTGCTGTTCTTGACGTACCCGCTGGGGCTGGGCACTTACCTGGGCTTTACCGATGCCAAGGTCGGCCGGCCCGGTCAATGGGTCGGGCTTGAAAACTACGAATATCTTTGGGGCGACGCCGTGGTGCGGCTCGCGCTTTTCAACACGCTCTTCTACACAGCCGTGGCGAGCGTGTTCAAGTTTGTTCTGGGCTTGTGGCTTGCGATTCTTCTGAACAAGAACATCCGCTTCAAGACCTTTTTCCGCGCGGTGATCCTTCTGCCGTACATCGTGCCGACCGCGCTGTCGGCGATTGCGTTCTGGTGGATCTACGACTCGCAGTTTTCCATCATCAGTTGGGCGCTGGTGAAGATGGGGCTGATCGATACGTACATCGACTTTCTCGGTAGCCCGTGGAACGCGCGCATCGCGGTCATCATCGCCAACGTTTGGCGCGGCGTGCCTTTCGTAGCCATCACCTTGCTCGCCGGACTGCAGACGATTTCGCCTTCCTACTATGAAGCGTCGGCCATCGACGGCGCGACCCCGTGGCAGCAGTTCCGGCATGTGACGATGCCCCTGCTGACGCCCATCATCGCGGTGGTGATGACCTTCTCGGTGCTCTTCACTTTCACCGACTTCCAGTTGATCTATGTCATTACTCGCGGCGGCCCGCTGAACGCCACCCATTTGATGGCGACCCTGTCGTTCCAGCGCGCCATTTCAGGCGGCGCGCTCGGTGAGGGCGCCGCCATCGCCATCGCGATGGTGCCTTTCCTGCTGGCTTGTGTGATGTTCAGTTTCTTCGGCCTCCAACGCCGTGCATGGCAACAAGGCGGAAGCGACAAATGAGCAATCCCAACAGCCAGGTCGACACGGTCGGCATGAGTTTTCTGGATTCGTTGCCACGCAAGATGGTGACGGTGTATTTGCCGCTGCTGGTCTTTTTGATCGTGCTGCTGTTTCCGTTCTACTGGATGGCGATCACCTCGGTGAAGCCTGAAACCGAGTTGCTGTCGCGCGACGGCAATCCTTTCTGGGTGATCAAGCCAACGCTGGCGCATTTCTACAAGCTGCTGTTTGAAACCTCGTATCCGCAATGGCTGTGGAACACGGTGCTGGTGTCGGTGGTGTCGACCTTCGTTTCGCTCGCGGCCTCGGTGTTCGCGGCCTACGCCATCGAGCGGCTGCGATTCACTGGCTCCAAGCAGGTCGGCCTGTCAATCTTTCTGGCGTACATGGTGCCGCCGTCGATCCTGTTCATTCCACTCGCCAACGTGGTGTTCAACCTCGGGCTGTTCGATACGCGCTGGGCGCTCATCCTCACGTACCCGACCTTTCTCATCCCGTTCTGTACCTGGCTGCTGATGGGTTACTTCAGGTCGATCCCGGCCGAGCTCGAAGAGTGCGCGCTGATCGATGGCGCCAATCGCTGGCAGATCCTGATCAAGATCGTATTGCCGCTGGCTGTGCCGGGCTTGATCTCGGCCGGCATCTTTGCCTTCACGCTGTCGTGGAACGAGTTCATCTATGCGCTGACATTCATCTCGTCGTCCGAGATGAAAACCTTGCCGGTCGGCGTGGTCACAGAGCTGGTGCAGGGCGACGTGTACCAGTGGGGCCCGCTCATGGCCGGTGCGCTGCTCGGCTCGCTTCCGGTGGCTTTTATCTACTCGTTCTTCGTCGAGTACTACGTGTCCGGGATGACGGGGTCGGTGAAGGAATAAGCAAGGAATAAGCGGTTCGGAAGCGCTGCGGGCCTATGGGCCTGCGATCAGTACTTGATGGTGATACCGGCCTTCATGCCCTTGTTCTCTTTTCCGTCGGAGTTGACGCCCGCCGAGAAAGACGTGTTGCCACCGGTGCTGCCGCCTACCGAATAGGTTGGACGCGGAGTCGATGTGTCCATGCCGGTGTAGACACCGCTGCCGTCCTTCTGCAGAACGCCGACGGTGGCGCCTTTCGCGTCCATCGAGGTCTCTGTCGACGAAACATTGGGTGCGACGTAGACGCTGCCCTTGTCATCGGTCTGGATCGGGACTTTCGGTGCGTCTTGCGCGA from Variovorax sp. PAMC28562 includes these protein-coding regions:
- a CDS encoding FadR/GntR family transcriptional regulator, with amino-acid sequence MLHSAAAAQASPSSKPFHLVADRLSDRLALRLISQIESGAWQPGDRLPTEQQLAESHGVSRTVVREAVHQLKSKALVISRQGSGVYVAQTPVNRPLVFDPAVLESVQAVVHVVEVRRVLEGEIAALAAERATRAQIAALRRALKAIDTAVAAGHDGVAEDLAFHRVIGESTGNPQFRLLLGFLEQYLREGMRITRGNEARRIDFMQAVQHEHRALVEAIANRDATAARHYATQHIIRGEERLVEGGVITGQRRRAAARVSTRQTPARQIKTRRTIQKETP
- a CDS encoding ABC transporter ATP-binding protein, yielding MASVTIQGVKKNFGDVPILHGVDIDIKDGSFTVLVGPSGCGKSTLLRMIAGLEQINGGEIRIGEKRVNDLPPKERDIAMVFQNYALYPHMTVRDNMAFSLALAKADKSIIESKVKRAAEILALIPLLDRYPRQLSGGQRQRVAMGRAIVRDPQVFLFDEPLSNLDAKLRVAMRSEIKELHQRLKTTSIYVTHDQIEAMTMGDKIVVMRDGRIEQTGSPLELYDRPANQFVAGFIGSPSMNFLPGTLHRKSGVAHVELQDGTRLDAPLQAGGADGQPVVYGTRPEHLLLSDAGGIPSKVVVMEPTGMDTFVSCRHEGVELSAVFRERHDFAPGTMIHLQPDLQRAHLFDAATGERLVA
- a CDS encoding ABC transporter substrate-binding protein is translated as MNDFNRRKFLESSAGVAAVATLGTGTALFSSSAQAQTMTFKPEKGAKLRVLRWSRFVQGDIDAYMANVKKFTEATGVEVRVDNEGWEDVRPKAAVAANTGAGPDIILSTNDDANLYPDKLLDVTDLAEYLGKKYGGWYPAGEAFMRPDGKKWLGLPLGASGSLIVYRESMVKAAGFDTFPKNTDDFLKLYKALKEKGTPGGMALGNATGDSVWTNWLVWAFGGKLVDKTNKVVIDSPETIKALEYSKELYANFIPGTLSWLDPNNNKAFLDGQISVTNNGISIYYAAKNSPDPKVKEMAADINHAVFPIGPAGVPTESHLFFNQMVMKYTKFPQASKEFLRFMMEKEQFDPWLQGGGGYVAQPLRAYEANTIWSSDPKNTPYRDSVKNLRPAGYDGKLGYASAGAAADFIIPNMVAEAASGAKTPKEAAERAQKRAERYYKL
- a CDS encoding carbohydrate ABC transporter permease, translated to MLARMQNSRNALGLMFMLPAAVLLLLFLTYPLGLGTYLGFTDAKVGRPGQWVGLENYEYLWGDAVVRLALFNTLFYTAVASVFKFVLGLWLAILLNKNIRFKTFFRAVILLPYIVPTALSAIAFWWIYDSQFSIISWALVKMGLIDTYIDFLGSPWNARIAVIIANVWRGVPFVAITLLAGLQTISPSYYEASAIDGATPWQQFRHVTMPLLTPIIAVVMTFSVLFTFTDFQLIYVITRGGPLNATHLMATLSFQRAISGGALGEGAAIAIAMVPFLLACVMFSFFGLQRRAWQQGGSDK
- a CDS encoding carbohydrate ABC transporter permease; this translates as MSNPNSQVDTVGMSFLDSLPRKMVTVYLPLLVFLIVLLFPFYWMAITSVKPETELLSRDGNPFWVIKPTLAHFYKLLFETSYPQWLWNTVLVSVVSTFVSLAASVFAAYAIERLRFTGSKQVGLSIFLAYMVPPSILFIPLANVVFNLGLFDTRWALILTYPTFLIPFCTWLLMGYFRSIPAELEECALIDGANRWQILIKIVLPLAVPGLISAGIFAFTLSWNEFIYALTFISSSEMKTLPVGVVTELVQGDVYQWGPLMAGALLGSLPVAFIYSFFVEYYVSGMTGSVKE